The genomic stretch CTGCCCTACACCCACGGAGCGTTGGCTGGTTTAATCACCTTTGCGTTGGCGCAAGCCATTGTTCTAGCCATCTCGGCCGCGGTGGGTCGTGAAGGCGAGATACATTTCGCTGCCATAACGGCGAATGCTTTCTTAGCGGCTTCCGCAGGCATGTTGGCAGCCATTATTACGTCGCGATTTAATCGAAACGCTAAACGAAAGACTGGAATTTAATGAGCGTCCTAGTAATAGACGTGGGTACGAGCAGCGTACGGGCCGCGATCGTCAATGAGTTGGGCCAAATCACGACGCAGCGTCAAGAGATGTTCTTGCCTGATAGTCCGTTTCCTGGGCTGGTGGAATTCGACGCCTTGGCCTTGGGAGAACTCGTGGTACGTCTAAGTGCTGACGCGGTCGCGGCTTCGGGCAATACACCACCAAGCGCTGTGGGCATAGCCAATCAGCGCGCTTCCACCGTGGTCTGGCACCGAGGAAGCGGCACTCCAGTAGCGCCTGCCATTGGCTGGCAAGACCTCCGAACTGTGGGCGAGTGTTTGGTGTTCCAAACCGAGGGTTTGCGTTTCGCTCCTAATCAGTCGGCCACCAAACTAGCGGCCATTTTGAACCAGGTAGATCCCGACCGTAGTCAAGACCTCTGTTTTGGCACCGTCGATAGCTGGCTAATTTATTATCTGACCAATGGCGAGGTTCACGTTACAGATCGTTCGAATGCTTCGGTCAGTGGGCTGATCGGCCTTGATGGCACCGATTGGGATGAAGCCCTACTCAACCGGCTTAGTATTCCGGCGGCCATTATGCCGACCATGGTCGATTCCTACGGTGCAGTTGGCGTTGCGCACAAGCTGGTAGGAGCGCCGACGATCACCGGCTTTGCGGGCGACCAACAGGCTTCGATGGTGGGACAAGGTTGCGTCGAGCCGGGCCAAGCGAAAGCCACTTTTGGCACTGGCGCTATGCTGAACGTGGTTTTGGGCGAAAACCGTCCACCATTTGAAACACAAGGGCCGGGCGGCACTTTCCCCATCATTACCCTTGGTGAAAATCA from Acidimicrobiia bacterium encodes the following:
- a CDS encoding FGGY-family carbohydrate kinase; the encoded protein is MSVLVIDVGTSSVRAAIVNELGQITTQRQEMFLPDSPFPGLVEFDALALGELVVRLSADAVAASGNTPPSAVGIANQRASTVVWHRGSGTPVAPAIGWQDLRTVGECLVFQTEGLRFAPNQSATKLAAILNQVDPDRSQDLCFGTVDSWLIYYLTNGEVHVTDRSNASVSGLIGLDGTDWDEALLNRLSIPAAIMPTMVDSYGAVGVAHKLVGAPTITGFAGDQQASMVGQGCVEPGQAKATFGTGAMLNVVLGENRPPFETQGPGGTFPIITLGENQAPRWGLEAIMLAAGSNVEWLRDDLGVLATADESHQLASSVESTEGVVYVPALLGLGTPHWDYGARGAMFGLTRGTTAAHITRAVLEGIAYRGWELLEAIETDAHVSLDTLRIDGGMSSNPTFVQALANATGRQIEVSPAPEGTTVGAAYLAALGAGTYSGLSELQALWKPKMVVEPTDRLDVEQWKVAVSRSGQWHQDLSALAF